The Penicillium digitatum chromosome 6, complete sequence genome contains the following window.
CAGGACATCTTCGTAGGCAGCGATGGCGTCGTCGTACTGGCCAAGCTCGCGCCTGACGTTTGCCAGCATGTACCTTGCGAACCATACATGTTCCTTGTCTTTTGCTGAAAGCTCTGGCTCCAATGATTTCGCTTGCTCAAAGGCCCTGGTGGCGGCGTTGTATCGACCAGAGTGGTGATAGCTTTCGGCAAGACCGACCCAAGAGTGGTAATCTGTTGGAGCGAGTCGAAGCGCCGCTTGGAAGGACACAACACTTTTGCTGTATTGCTGTTTGTTAACTTGAACTGACCCCAGTGCCGCATATGGCCAGCTGAACCCTCGGCGCTTTGACCCAGGGGAAGGCCTGGCCTTGCCGGAGTCAACCACCCGCTGCGCAATTGCTTCGACAAGGTCCCATTCCTTCGAGTCGGCAAAGCCCTTGGCAAGACGCTCTGCAGCTTCAATCTCAGAGGTCGACAATTCAAATGCTTTGTGGAAGCATCTACGAGCTCTGACCTTATCCTTCTTGTAGTCTGCGTAGTAGAAACCAAGGATCGTGTATGCTGGAGCGAAGTTCATATTCGCCTGGATGGAAGCAAAGAGACTAGCATAAGCACCACTGCGATCTTTGCGCGCAGCTGGGGACGGATCAAGCTCCCACTGGCAGTAACCAATGCGGTAAAAAAGCTCAGATTTGAACTCTCTGTTGTCCGGTTGAGCTTCTTTCAAGTCCTCAAGCGTAGCTTGAAGACTCTTTAAGCCACCTTCAAGATCGCCGCTCAATGCCTCACACCAAGCAAGCTCTCCACGAATCTTAAGGTTAGCAGAATCGCGTTCAAGGGATCGCCGCAGGAAGTTGACAGCTTCTGCATAGTCCTGATCCTCCTTTAAAATCAAACCGATCCCGAGTAGACAATTGGAGGAGGTTGGGTTCCGTTCGAGGATACCCTCAAATATTCTTTTCGCATCCGTGTGATGCCGCGGGGATTGGTAATGGATCATGGCATTGGCAAGTGCGTTTTTCAGGGCATCAACAGTGTTGGGGATCTTGATCCCACTGTATCTTACCAAATTTTCAATGTACAGCAACCCCTTGCGAGCAACATTGACCACGCTCTCATACTCTTCGAAAGAGAGGTAGACATCTGCCATGATGCGGTGGGCAAGAATTGAATCTCGAGCGGAATCTAAGCCCTCGACCATGAGGACGAGAGGGTCTTGAGGAGTAGCTTTAGCGTCATCAATTTCGTTATCGGGCTGAGTAGCTGAAGTTTCCTTGCTATCATTACTATCCTTGCCGTTAGTTTCGTCCGAGGGGTCATGGGGAAATGGCGATAGTTCGCTCAACAAGAATCCTTTGAGAACCTGGGAGAGACCAGATTCTGGGAAGAACTCAATGTACTCGCGCAAATGCCCCACATCGTACTGGGAAAGTTCCTGGACATCCAGCCATCCCAGGAAAACCTTCCACGCGGGCTCGAACGGATGTTTGATGATCACCATGTCGTGTGCAGCCTTAAAAACTGCCGCTCTCTTCGCCTCCTTCTCGGCGTCAGGCAGAACTCCGAGCTCTTCATATGCACGCTGAAATAATTTTTCCTCGTATTGGCGGCGTACCGTATCATCGTTGGTCCAATCAATCATTCCTTGGTAAAATTGATCCAAACGACTCTTGTTGGCAGCTTCCCGGCGAACTTCCTGGGTTACTTGTTCGATACGAGCACCAAGACGCGTTCGGCGCTCTCCAATCTCACGATTGATAAATTCTCTTTCCTGGCGCTCGGTGATTTCAATCAATCGCTGGTATGTTTGGGATGGACGAGGCAACCGGCCCTCAAGGAAGTCGTACAGAGGTGAACCCGGTATCTGGAGCTCCAATGCATGCTTGTGTTGAGCCGAGGTCCCCTTATTCTTCATCGTCTTGGTGTATTTGTTAATCAGATCTTGGCAGCGTTCCTTCTCGTCGCTAAAAGTCATCAGCACTATGTTCTTTGCACACGAAAATTACAAAGGAACCAAAGCATACTTGTCGGCAAATATCTTTCCAAGAGCAATGACTGCCTTATGATAACCATCGTGGTTACAGCCACCCTGCTTCTCGTACAGAGAGATCAAGCCCTGCCACGCAGTTTTATCGTTGGGATTGATATCGGTCGCAGCAGAATAGGCATTCTCAGCGTCATTGTTCCTATTCAATCGATCGCTGGCGAGGCCGAGAAAGACAttcctaaaaaaaaaacaacgaGTCAGCCATGTCCCATACAAAATCAGAAATTGTCATACGCATGGTAATTTGTGGACTCATTCTTGACAATCTCCTTGGCTTTTTCAGCAGCGGCTTGGTAATCTTTCGATTCCAAAGCTGCTCGCACGGCTTTCAATGCCGCTTTGCTCGACATTGTTCCCGTTGTGCAGAGGCAGCGGGGAGAAACTGTCTTGGTGGAGCAGAGCGGTCGGCTAGCTCGCGATACGTCACTTCTTATCGTTATCGAAGGTGGACACTCACGGATCCTCGAGC
Protein-coding sequences here:
- a CDS encoding Translation repressor/antiviral protein Ski3, putative, giving the protein MSSKAALKAVRAALESKDYQAAAEKAKEIVKNESTNYHANVFLGLASDRLNRNNDAENAYSAATDINPNDKTAWQGLISLYEKQGGCNHDGYHKAVIALGKIFADNDEKERCQDLINKYTKTMKNKGTSAQHKHALELQIPGSPLYDFLEGRLPRPSQTYQRLIEITERQEREFINREIGERRTRLGARIEQVTQEVRREAANKSRLDQFYQGMIDWTNDDTVRRQYEEKLFQRAYEELGVLPDAEKEAKRAAVFKAAHDMVIIKHPFEPAWKVFLGWLDVQELSQYDVGHLREYIEFFPESGLSQVLKGFLLSELSPFPHDPSDETNGKDSNDSKETSATQPDNEIDDAKATPQDPLVLMVEGLDSARDSILAHRIMADVYLSFEEYESVVNVARKGLLYIENLVRYSGIKIPNTVDALKNALANAMIHYQSPRHHTDAKRIFEGILERNPTSSNCLLGIGLILKEDQDYAEAVNFLRRSLERDSANLKIRGELAWCEALSGDLEGGLKSLQATLEDLKEAQPDNREFKSELFYRIGYCQWELDPSPAARKDRSGAYASLFASIQANMNFAPAYTILGFYYADYKKDKVRARRCFHKAFELSTSEIEAAERLAKGFADSKEWDLVEAIAQRVVDSGKARPSPGSKRRGFSWPYAALGSVQVNKQQYSKSVVSFQAALRLAPTDYHSWVGLAESYHHSGRYNAATRAFEQAKSLEPELSAKDKEHVWFARYMLANVRRELGQYDDAIAAYEDVLRSRPDDIGVTLALLQTLTESSAKSLGLGLFNDAAELAYQAISVASSLVQIKSNIFNLWKAVGDAFSNFSYMKAKAGKLPASSCKALLAVDLDPMALDVMTDIDGVGTDWLAANESEELIPSELYVRLSIIAFKRALHVSVHDAHSQAVAWYNLGWAEYLTHRTVHPDTTKKGKKSRKFIKAAMRCFKRAIELEAGNADFWNSLGIVTANMSPKVSQHAFVRSLHLNERNAQVWTNLGALYLLHGKGYQAYKTFLRAQATDPDYSLAWVGQGFVSLDTRQTQEARGYFEHAFDISNSSDILTKRQFSLAHFDHLNEASSSNVSELIQPFFALHQLCIQDPSNLPFVHLSALLAERMGETADAESSLQVVCLGMEDEFEKTESPASLSRYAQANADMARVLLARHSYEEAAEKAELALTLSGEEDAENFDPEACKKLRLSAHLTAGLAFYNLKSMDQAIDMFRDALEEAQNAPDVVCLLAQVLWAKGGEENRSVAREQLLDCVMNHSSHIGAVTLLGAIALLDADRDAIEAVESDLNSMISRNDIDLHDRAKIIKLLNAISAMGLNDNATVPESIRRIGDATAAVMLTPGQSAGWMELSAASRNPYPAAMAINRALQSVPPYSNLGAEDLSEAYAQTGKVGDTFRAIMIAPWKSSGWEQLSHIVPIRNMWTRCTGQKSEEMDDEKPLLPWKRSTGHGPE